Proteins encoded in a region of the Planococcus shixiaomingii genome:
- a CDS encoding C40 family peptidase → MMQRESTMWVCRVPVGTIWTSPEKVREVDAQGVGETVKINKWRESMKEEENHDLTKSNRIQTQLLYGEPVAIDEIEGDWAKVVALWQPSNKDERGYPGWIPKAQLAEIEALNEQGYARVIANKAQLWALDFKPLLAVPFNTMLPVKETGEYVRVQTPDGDALISAEQVEIAPDYDQVPSGSGVDIAQLGEEFLDLQYFWGGMSSYGYDCSGFSYNLLKANGVIIPRDAHDQSREGQEVDKDMQESWQIGDLLFFSNEEGGWEPHHVGIYFGNGLMIHSPTPGKAIEIIELAGTKHERELCAVRRFVQEEQR, encoded by the coding sequence ATGATGCAAAGAGAATCGACAATGTGGGTTTGCCGAGTTCCTGTGGGAACAATTTGGACTTCTCCCGAAAAAGTCCGGGAAGTTGACGCACAAGGCGTTGGTGAAACAGTCAAAATCAACAAATGGCGCGAGTCAATGAAAGAAGAAGAAAACCACGATTTGACGAAAAGCAATCGCATTCAAACCCAACTGCTCTACGGGGAACCGGTCGCAATTGACGAAATCGAAGGTGATTGGGCAAAAGTGGTGGCGCTCTGGCAGCCGTCAAACAAAGACGAGCGCGGTTATCCAGGCTGGATTCCGAAAGCGCAGCTAGCAGAAATTGAAGCATTGAACGAACAAGGCTATGCGCGCGTCATCGCCAATAAAGCGCAGTTATGGGCGCTAGATTTCAAACCGCTTTTGGCGGTGCCGTTCAATACGATGCTGCCGGTCAAGGAAACCGGGGAATACGTCCGTGTCCAAACGCCGGACGGCGATGCGTTGATTTCGGCGGAACAAGTGGAAATTGCGCCGGATTATGACCAAGTGCCAAGCGGCAGCGGTGTCGACATCGCGCAGCTGGGTGAGGAATTTTTGGATCTGCAATATTTCTGGGGCGGCATGTCGAGCTACGGCTATGACTGTTCGGGCTTCAGCTACAACCTGCTAAAAGCGAACGGCGTCATCATTCCACGCGATGCACATGACCAATCGCGCGAAGGCCAAGAAGTGGACAAGGATATGCAAGAATCTTGGCAAATCGGGGATCTTCTGTTCTTTTCCAACGAAGAAGGCGGATGGGAGCCGCACCATGTTGGCATTTATTTTGGCAACGGCTTGATGATTCATTCGCCGACTCCGGGAAAAGCCATTGAGATCATTGAACTTGCTGGTACGAAACACGAACGGGAGCTGTGCGCAGTCCGCCGGTTTGTTCAGGAGGAACAACGATGA
- a CDS encoding DUF2187 family protein, with amino-acid sequence MAFQPHEKEVSEFVAARRIGEWISFTRNGVEVNGTIFKIMDNSVIVEISPEDAKEIGAASNMTVISHKKYTPIES; translated from the coding sequence ATGGCATTTCAACCACATGAAAAAGAAGTATCAGAATTTGTTGCAGCCCGTAGAATTGGTGAATGGATTTCATTCACTCGCAACGGAGTAGAAGTTAACGGCACCATCTTCAAAATCATGGACAACTCGGTAATCGTTGAGATTTCCCCAGAAGATGCAAAAGAAATTGGCGCGGCATCCAACATGACCGTGATTTCCCATAAGAAATATACTCCTATCGAATCTTAA
- a CDS encoding mandelate racemase/muconate lactonizing enzyme family protein has protein sequence MRITKAHLYLLEFPLKEPFIISYATYPNMPAVILKLETDTGLIGYGEAVPDEHVTGEHVSGTFEILKNVLLPQILNQNPFDIEHIHHLMNSTIARNPAAKAAIDIACYDLMGKAANQPVYNLIGGRAHENIQYAKVLSIEEPAVMAEKALIAKNQGFSSLKLKVGVDDSRQDIARINAVREAVGEAMPIRVDVNQGWKTVGHAIGVINQLQDANLTWVEQPILMGDIRGLAEIRQKTSTPIMADESVHNMEDVLEIIRLQAADFINIKLMKSGGIYPAVQMAKAAESAGIIAQIGSMVESSVGSAAGYHAVMARRNIQSAELTGPLLFKEEIGDLNFEPPFVHLTDQPGLGITVIEQQLNKLTIKSASLDGSE, from the coding sequence ATGAGAATTACGAAAGCACATCTTTACTTGTTGGAGTTTCCTCTAAAAGAACCGTTCATCATTTCATATGCCACATATCCCAACATGCCGGCTGTCATCTTGAAGCTTGAAACCGATACTGGACTGATCGGCTACGGAGAAGCGGTGCCGGATGAACATGTAACAGGTGAGCATGTTTCAGGGACATTCGAAATCTTGAAGAACGTCCTTCTCCCGCAAATACTTAACCAAAATCCGTTCGATATTGAACACATCCACCACCTAATGAATTCGACCATCGCCCGCAATCCCGCGGCGAAAGCGGCAATCGATATTGCGTGCTACGACTTGATGGGGAAAGCGGCGAATCAGCCGGTCTACAACTTGATCGGCGGACGTGCGCATGAAAACATCCAATACGCCAAAGTGCTGAGCATCGAAGAACCGGCTGTCATGGCAGAAAAAGCGTTAATTGCCAAGAATCAAGGCTTCAGCAGCCTGAAATTGAAAGTTGGCGTCGACGATTCGCGGCAAGACATCGCTCGAATCAATGCAGTGCGTGAAGCAGTAGGGGAAGCAATGCCGATCCGGGTCGATGTCAATCAAGGCTGGAAAACGGTTGGCCACGCCATTGGAGTCATTAATCAGTTACAAGATGCCAACTTGACATGGGTTGAGCAGCCGATCCTAATGGGCGACATCAGGGGACTGGCAGAAATCCGGCAAAAAACCTCGACGCCGATTATGGCGGACGAAAGTGTCCACAATATGGAGGATGTCCTGGAAATCATCCGACTGCAAGCCGCAGATTTTATTAACATCAAACTGATGAAGTCGGGCGGTATTTACCCGGCGGTGCAGATGGCGAAAGCAGCGGAGAGCGCAGGCATTATTGCGCAGATCGGTTCCATGGTGGAATCGTCCGTCGGATCCGCCGCCGGCTACCACGCCGTCATGGCGCGGCGCAACATCCAATCGGCGGAACTGACCGGGCCGTTGTTATTCAAAGAGGAAATCGGCGATCTTAACTTCGAACCGCCGTTCGTTCATTTGACAGACCAGCCGGGCCTCGGCATCACAGTAATCGAACAGCAGCTGAATAAACTCACGATAAAATCAGCATCATTGGACGGGAGCGAATAA
- a CDS encoding amidohydrolase, giving the protein MDHKEHIQEFFDHFHTHAEVSWQEVETTKKLASIMEELQIPYRTFDDVTGLIAEIGEGPEVVAVRADMDALWQEVNGTFQANHSCGHDANMAMVLGALLYLKEEMLTKRIRFIFQPAEEKGNGALAMIERGAAEDVTHLYGVHLRPIEEMPFGKVAPAIYHGSAVFLKGKITGVDAHGARPQQGKNAIDVIAAIHQFIKSIYFSPFESYSVKLTNIQAGGDSLNIIPGNAAFALDLRSQSNSLMKELQQRVEEGITAIKALYGVEINWEWCDFTPAAEVSKEALAIADKAIRAVVGEDDTVPAVETTGADDFHFYTIEKPQLKAAMIGIGADLAPGLHHPDMSFNHDALDIGARVLAETLKTS; this is encoded by the coding sequence ATGGACCATAAAGAACATATCCAGGAATTTTTTGACCACTTCCACACGCATGCGGAAGTGAGCTGGCAAGAAGTCGAGACGACAAAAAAACTGGCGAGCATCATGGAAGAGCTGCAAATTCCGTACCGAACATTCGATGATGTCACCGGTTTGATTGCCGAAATTGGAGAAGGGCCGGAAGTGGTTGCAGTCCGAGCAGACATGGACGCGCTTTGGCAGGAAGTGAACGGCACGTTCCAAGCGAACCATTCATGCGGGCACGATGCCAATATGGCGATGGTGCTTGGCGCGCTTCTGTATTTAAAAGAAGAGATGCTAACCAAGCGTATCCGTTTTATCTTTCAGCCGGCTGAGGAAAAAGGCAACGGTGCGCTGGCAATGATCGAACGGGGAGCAGCGGAGGATGTGACGCATTTGTACGGCGTCCATTTGCGTCCGATTGAGGAAATGCCGTTCGGCAAAGTGGCGCCAGCAATTTATCATGGCTCGGCCGTTTTCCTGAAAGGGAAAATCACCGGAGTTGACGCGCACGGCGCCCGCCCGCAGCAAGGAAAAAACGCAATCGACGTCATTGCGGCCATTCACCAATTCATCAAGTCGATTTACTTTTCTCCGTTCGAATCGTATTCGGTGAAGCTGACAAACATTCAGGCGGGAGGCGACAGCTTGAACATCATCCCAGGCAATGCGGCGTTTGCACTCGACCTGCGTTCGCAATCGAATAGTTTGATGAAAGAGCTGCAGCAGCGAGTGGAAGAAGGAATTACTGCAATTAAAGCCCTTTACGGAGTCGAAATCAATTGGGAATGGTGCGACTTCACACCAGCTGCGGAAGTTTCCAAAGAAGCGCTCGCCATTGCGGATAAGGCGATTCGCGCTGTTGTTGGTGAAGACGACACTGTTCCAGCCGTTGAAACAACAGGAGCGGACGATTTTCATTTTTACACCATTGAAAAACCGCAACTGAAAGCCGCCATGATTGGCATCGGTGCCGATCTAGCTCCGGGGCTCCACCATCCCGATATGTCTTTTAACCATGATGCGCTTGATATCGGCGCGCGGGTATTGGCTGAGACGCTGAAAACCAGTTAA
- a CDS encoding M20/M25/M40 family metallo-hydrolase, whose protein sequence is MTTLWGTPEKLQELLCELVSWKSITLSEGEVDFAYNLKEKLDLLPYFQEHPEHVALGEVNWGRQYVTALYKHPEASDTIVLMSHFDTVQTEEYGDLEPLSCLPHELTEAFKAVSDELDQDAQDDLASGEFLFGRGTMDMKAGLALHMALIEKASSENWPINLLLMTVPDEEVNSAGMRYGVSKLLDLEREHDLDFILFLNGEPAFAQQPGDKSHYLYTGTIGKIMPTAFFYGKETHVGEPLSGITSSYISTYLTHRMEWNTSFTENVYGEKTPLPVTLTQRDIKLEYSAQTPYRTSAMYNVFLMERNAAEVFEIFEQVAIEAAEHCTRDYRAMCERENVEPVGDIRVLRYEELMRYAIEKFGVEYVNESLYETMMHPEWDVREKSLHITDILLINCQELTPAIIIMYAPPYYPAINSSEDELVKKCVSLVTENSMNKFGRKIKQVHYFNGISDLSYVNYDDKNDSFHVYENNTPIYGDSYSIPFEAMKLLKAPVLNVGPFGKDAHKRTERLHIKNTFEEMPVLLEEMILAISVKSRS, encoded by the coding sequence GTGACAACGTTATGGGGCACCCCGGAAAAACTGCAAGAGCTATTATGTGAACTTGTCAGTTGGAAAAGCATCACATTATCAGAAGGCGAAGTGGACTTCGCTTACAACTTAAAAGAAAAACTGGATTTATTGCCATATTTCCAAGAACATCCAGAGCATGTGGCGCTTGGGGAAGTCAACTGGGGGCGTCAGTATGTAACCGCACTGTACAAGCACCCGGAAGCAAGCGACACGATTGTGTTGATGAGCCATTTCGATACGGTACAGACCGAAGAGTATGGGGATTTGGAGCCTTTAAGCTGCTTGCCGCATGAATTGACGGAAGCGTTCAAAGCGGTCAGCGATGAATTGGATCAGGACGCGCAAGATGATCTGGCGTCCGGCGAGTTTTTGTTCGGCCGCGGAACAATGGATATGAAAGCGGGGCTTGCGCTGCATATGGCGCTGATTGAAAAAGCGTCATCGGAAAACTGGCCAATCAATCTGCTCTTAATGACTGTGCCGGACGAAGAAGTCAACTCTGCTGGTATGCGCTATGGCGTTTCGAAATTGCTCGATTTAGAGCGCGAGCACGATTTGGATTTTATTTTATTCCTGAACGGTGAACCGGCATTTGCCCAGCAACCGGGGGATAAATCGCATTATCTATATACCGGCACGATTGGGAAAATCATGCCGACCGCGTTTTTCTACGGCAAGGAAACTCATGTCGGCGAACCTTTGTCGGGCATTACATCAAGCTACATTTCGACCTATTTGACGCACCGCATGGAATGGAACACGAGCTTTACAGAAAACGTCTACGGCGAAAAAACGCCGTTGCCGGTAACTTTGACGCAGCGTGACATCAAACTGGAATACTCTGCGCAAACGCCGTACCGGACGTCCGCGATGTACAATGTGTTCTTGATGGAACGCAATGCTGCAGAAGTGTTCGAGATTTTCGAGCAAGTGGCGATCGAAGCGGCCGAACATTGTACGCGCGATTACCGGGCAATGTGCGAACGCGAAAATGTTGAACCGGTCGGCGACATCCGCGTGCTGCGCTATGAAGAGCTGATGCGCTACGCCATCGAAAAGTTCGGTGTCGAATACGTCAACGAATCGCTGTATGAAACAATGATGCATCCGGAATGGGACGTGCGCGAAAAATCGCTGCACATCACCGACATCCTGCTCATCAACTGCCAGGAGTTGACGCCGGCGATCATCATCATGTACGCGCCGCCATATTACCCGGCTATCAACTCATCAGAAGATGAACTGGTCAAAAAATGCGTCAGCCTAGTAACTGAGAACTCCATGAATAAATTCGGCCGAAAAATCAAGCAAGTCCACTATTTCAACGGCATCTCGGACTTGAGCTACGTTAATTACGATGATAAAAATGACAGCTTCCATGTCTATGAAAACAACACGCCGATTTACGGCGATTCCTACAGCATCCCGTTCGAAGCGATGAAATTGCTGAAAGCGCCAGTGCTGAACGTCGGCCCATTCGGCAAAGACGCACACAAACGCACCGAGCGCCTGCACATTAAAAATACTTTCGAAGAAATGCCGGTATTGCTAGAAGAAATGATTTTAGCCATATCCGTAAAAAGCCGCAGCTAA
- a CDS encoding efflux RND transporter periplasmic adaptor subunit, which translates to MNRFFFIGLSIAVTAFIASNFLLLFSEKSTLPKTVYIGETEPAFANTYTEKLPKEAVTAPNKSTQIYVQDREAIDQWLVKEGDTVQAGSELASLNEAETEEQRALWEAERDALQNELSEVELSLSNLVLERPIGGTDSGRINDSITDSNGNITDVNVNVDVPQDAPYAAAIAASEQRIASIESELAVVEAQLNQSLANPALISPEEGVVASINRDSEPMSIEIYSNDKIFVTYVVEDEWRDVEAQDRVMVHVDGMGPAASGTVLSVSTLPATDSKWLEAYKALDPVNQKNPIAIYEVQIATDAPIEGNIPFGATANAEIVTNEAPEAVALPEAWIFGRADQSGSVLQLQTDGRAAAIPITINFETDGKAVLAEGIAPGMIVANNEQLRNFQSPPKVFIPFPSERPNYEFAKNTHWRKYVGYLLARQ; encoded by the coding sequence TTGAATAGATTCTTTTTCATCGGTTTATCCATTGCTGTCACCGCCTTTATAGCTTCGAACTTTTTGTTGCTGTTCAGTGAGAAAAGCACTCTTCCGAAAACCGTCTATATCGGTGAAACAGAACCCGCTTTTGCCAATACTTATACAGAAAAACTGCCAAAAGAAGCAGTGACGGCGCCGAATAAATCCACACAAATTTATGTGCAGGACAGAGAAGCAATTGACCAATGGCTTGTTAAAGAAGGCGACACCGTTCAAGCGGGCAGCGAGCTCGCTTCGTTGAACGAGGCGGAAACCGAAGAACAGCGTGCACTTTGGGAAGCGGAGCGGGACGCGCTTCAAAATGAGTTGTCTGAAGTCGAGCTTTCATTGAGCAACTTGGTACTGGAGCGGCCGATAGGAGGCACGGATTCTGGAAGGATCAATGATTCCATCACGGACTCGAATGGCAACATCACCGATGTAAACGTCAACGTCGATGTGCCGCAAGACGCTCCGTACGCTGCGGCTATTGCAGCGTCGGAACAGCGAATCGCTTCTATCGAATCGGAACTGGCTGTCGTTGAAGCGCAGCTCAATCAAAGCTTGGCTAATCCGGCGCTCATTAGCCCGGAAGAAGGTGTTGTCGCATCCATCAACCGGGATTCAGAGCCAATGAGCATTGAAATTTATTCGAACGATAAAATTTTTGTGACTTATGTCGTGGAAGACGAATGGCGAGATGTTGAAGCGCAGGACCGCGTTATGGTTCACGTAGATGGCATGGGACCAGCGGCTTCAGGAACGGTGCTAAGTGTTTCAACGTTGCCGGCAACAGATAGCAAATGGCTTGAGGCTTATAAAGCGCTCGATCCGGTCAACCAGAAAAATCCGATTGCGATCTATGAAGTACAGATAGCAACCGATGCACCGATCGAAGGAAATATCCCGTTTGGCGCAACGGCCAACGCCGAAATTGTCACCAATGAAGCACCGGAGGCAGTCGCACTTCCTGAAGCTTGGATTTTCGGCCGGGCAGACCAGAGCGGTTCGGTTCTCCAATTGCAAACAGACGGCCGCGCAGCAGCCATTCCCATCACCATCAACTTCGAGACCGATGGAAAAGCCGTTTTGGCTGAAGGCATTGCTCCGGGCATGATCGTTGCCAACAATGAACAATTAAGAAACTTCCAATCGCCTCCAAAAGTGTTCATCCCGTTCCCGAGCGAACGGCCGAACTACGAATTTGCCAAAAATACACACTGGCGCAAATACGTTGGATACTTGCTGGCGAGACAATAA
- a CDS encoding aminotransferase class I/II-fold pyridoxal phosphate-dependent enzyme — protein MPLTLNPRAEGLAISGIRQFFNQLVDYPDAINLTIGQPDFPTPEKVKQAGMAAIAANLTSYSHNAGLIELRQEIAAFFNDRYGLTYEPKTEIIVTNGASEALDSVFRTILEPGDEVIIPAPCYTGYVPLVSLNGGKAVLLDTSDTGLVPTAERLKALITNKTKAILLNFPSNPTGVTISKEQMTPLVDELKQHDIFIVSDEIYSENSFESKHESFASYTEIKDRTFLVQGLSKSHSMTGWRMGFLLGPEQYMKHILKVHMYNSVCASLPSQHAAIEALKNNRDAPEEMNRAYKERRDFVYGKLLEMGLDVVKPKGAFYIFPSVAKFGMTSFEFATRLLKEGGVAAVPGSAFTESGEGFLRISYAYSMPTLERAMERMGDWIKTLEN, from the coding sequence ATGCCATTGACATTGAATCCACGGGCCGAAGGGCTTGCAATATCCGGAATCCGCCAATTTTTCAATCAGCTGGTCGACTATCCGGACGCGATCAATTTAACGATTGGACAGCCGGATTTCCCGACGCCTGAAAAAGTGAAGCAGGCCGGCATGGCTGCCATCGCGGCAAATTTGACGAGTTATTCCCACAATGCGGGATTGATTGAATTGCGCCAGGAAATTGCGGCGTTTTTTAATGACCGCTACGGACTTACATACGAACCGAAAACGGAAATCATCGTGACGAACGGCGCCAGCGAAGCGCTGGATTCGGTTTTTCGTACGATTTTGGAGCCAGGTGACGAAGTGATCATTCCGGCGCCTTGCTACACCGGCTATGTGCCGCTTGTCTCGTTGAACGGCGGGAAAGCCGTGCTCCTCGATACATCGGATACCGGACTTGTACCGACAGCTGAACGGCTAAAAGCGTTGATTACGAATAAAACCAAAGCAATTCTACTCAATTTCCCGTCCAACCCGACAGGCGTCACCATTTCGAAAGAACAAATGACGCCCCTTGTAGACGAATTAAAGCAGCATGACATTTTCATCGTTTCCGATGAAATTTACAGCGAAAATTCGTTTGAAAGCAAACACGAATCGTTTGCCAGCTACACGGAAATTAAAGACCGGACTTTTCTCGTGCAAGGCTTGTCCAAATCGCATTCGATGACGGGCTGGCGCATGGGCTTTTTGCTGGGGCCGGAACAATACATGAAGCACATCTTGAAAGTGCATATGTACAATTCCGTCTGTGCCTCGCTGCCGAGCCAGCATGCGGCGATCGAAGCATTGAAGAACAACCGCGATGCCCCGGAAGAAATGAACCGGGCGTATAAAGAGCGCCGCGACTTTGTTTATGGTAAATTGCTCGAGATGGGCTTGGACGTCGTTAAGCCGAAAGGGGCATTCTACATTTTCCCGTCAGTCGCCAAATTCGGCATGACTTCATTTGAATTTGCGACGCGTTTATTGAAAGAAGGCGGCGTTGCAGCTGTACCGGGTTCCGCGTTCACAGAATCCGGCGAAGGCTTCCTGCGCATTTCCTACGCCTATTCCATGCCGACGCTCGAACGGGCGATGGAGCGAATGGGCGACTGGATCAAAACATTAGAAAATTGA
- a CDS encoding ABC transporter ATP-binding protein, with amino-acid sequence MTNDTLLSVKDLKRYFDLGKDSTLKAVDGISFDIKRGETFGLVGESGCGKSTAGRTIMGLYQSTDGTVEYDGVDIHKMSEKERFGYLRNMQMIFQDPYASLNPRSTVFEIIAEPMQVHGLYKDKKELQARVHQLLEDVGLNRDHANRYPHEFSGGQRQRIGIARALSLDPDFIIADEPISALDVSVQAQVVKLLQKLQKEKGLTYLFIAHDLSMVKYISDRIAVMYLGHMVELTTSDRLYDNPLHPYTSALLSAIPIPDPDIEEARERIILEGELPSPINPPSGCVFRTRCPHAMAVCAEQVPVWQEQEPSHFVACHLYQ; translated from the coding sequence ATGACAAACGATACTTTATTATCTGTCAAAGATTTAAAGCGCTATTTTGACTTAGGAAAAGACTCGACGTTAAAAGCGGTCGACGGCATTTCGTTCGACATTAAACGCGGAGAAACGTTCGGCCTCGTCGGTGAATCGGGCTGCGGCAAATCGACAGCCGGCCGAACCATCATGGGGTTGTATCAAAGCACGGACGGCACCGTCGAATATGACGGCGTCGATATCCACAAAATGTCGGAAAAAGAGCGTTTCGGTTATCTGCGCAACATGCAGATGATTTTCCAGGATCCGTACGCTTCGCTTAACCCGCGGTCAACGGTTTTTGAAATTATCGCCGAACCAATGCAGGTGCATGGCCTTTATAAAGATAAAAAAGAATTACAGGCGCGCGTCCACCAATTGCTGGAGGATGTTGGTCTGAACCGCGACCATGCGAACCGCTATCCGCACGAATTTTCCGGAGGCCAGCGCCAGCGGATCGGCATCGCGCGGGCGCTGTCGCTCGACCCTGATTTCATCATTGCGGACGAGCCGATTTCCGCACTCGATGTATCGGTGCAGGCACAAGTGGTAAAACTTCTGCAAAAGCTGCAAAAAGAAAAAGGGCTGACATATTTGTTTATCGCCCACGATCTCAGTATGGTGAAATACATTTCCGATCGCATCGCGGTGATGTACCTCGGCCATATGGTCGAACTGACAACATCCGACCGGTTATATGATAATCCGTTGCATCCGTACACGTCGGCATTGCTGTCGGCGATTCCCATTCCAGATCCGGACATTGAAGAAGCGCGCGAACGCATCATTTTGGAAGGCGAACTCCCAAGTCCGATCAATCCGCCAAGCGGCTGCGTGTTCCGCACGCGCTGTCCGCACGCTATGGCAGTCTGCGCCGAACAAGTGCCGGTTTGGCAAGAACAGGAACCTAGCCATTTCGTCGCTTGCCACTTGTACCAGTAA
- a CDS encoding DMT family transporter, whose amino-acid sequence MNQWKIYVILTLVMLTWGFNLPSVKYLVSFVEPVTLTAFRILTAGISVFILLAVFRLLRWPTKNEWKYITLASLLNVVGHHYFLSSGLALTSGTSAGLVLGTGPMLTAVLVSLIMRIYPSKLQWIGVVIGLAGVTATVMVGSEGMNGMNLGDAFVFLSILSQVFSYLIIAKTARTLDPRLMTGYMFIIGSAVLFAIALIQEPGEIREFANVPSTFWVAFFFSAILGTAVGHMLYNYSIGQAGPTKAAIFMNLNTFFSLVGASVILGEVITIRHLFGLVLIVIGVLFGSGAAEDLIRKRKKRLSA is encoded by the coding sequence TTGAATCAGTGGAAAATTTATGTGATATTAACGCTTGTTATGCTTACCTGGGGATTTAATTTACCCTCTGTAAAATATTTGGTCAGTTTTGTGGAACCCGTAACTTTGACGGCATTCCGGATATTGACGGCGGGCATCTCGGTGTTCATTTTGCTGGCGGTCTTTCGGCTGCTCCGCTGGCCGACGAAAAACGAGTGGAAGTACATCACCCTCGCTTCTTTGCTAAACGTAGTCGGACATCATTATTTTCTGTCCAGCGGCTTAGCGTTGACGAGCGGAACGAGCGCCGGCCTGGTGCTTGGAACCGGACCAATGCTGACGGCAGTGCTGGTGTCGCTGATCATGCGCATTTATCCGTCGAAACTTCAGTGGATCGGTGTCGTGATCGGCCTTGCCGGAGTGACCGCGACAGTGATGGTCGGCAGCGAAGGAATGAACGGCATGAATTTGGGAGATGCCTTTGTTTTCCTGTCTATCTTGTCTCAAGTATTCAGCTACTTGATCATTGCCAAAACAGCAAGAACGCTTGATCCGCGCTTAATGACCGGGTATATGTTCATTATCGGTTCGGCGGTATTGTTTGCGATTGCGCTCATTCAGGAGCCGGGCGAAATCCGGGAATTCGCGAATGTACCGTCGACGTTCTGGGTGGCGTTCTTTTTCTCGGCAATCCTTGGAACGGCGGTCGGCCACATGCTCTATAATTATTCGATCGGCCAGGCGGGACCGACAAAAGCCGCTATTTTCATGAACCTCAATACCTTTTTCTCGCTCGTCGGCGCCAGTGTCATCCTTGGCGAAGTCATCACGATACGCCATCTATTTGGCCTGGTTTTGATTGTCATCGGTGTCCTGTTCGGATCCGGCGCGGCAGAAGACTTGATAAGAAAACGCAAAAAGCGGCTCAGCGCATGA
- a CDS encoding nuclease-related domain-containing protein: MIIKYRNKPAKIAGYEALLKRLPAHYEKRGVIQEKLNSARAGIGGEERLDRLLDFFEPPYPHLLLQDVELPDHLQIDTMMITQSCVFLLEVKNMSGILRFQENPSALHQVTPNGEIRGHKSPVIQAETAQLKVEKILKLLNFPLRVQSAIVIAYPSQIVENVPPGTKVWSADEVLVRLYNLDMPKPKISLEQMKSLGDQFLSLQQKYNPFPLAPKFDIQLQNIENGVFCPRCRLKKMDRFQRKWECKSCFLLSNDAHFEAVEEWFMLCQPTITTNQCKDFLGLSSLEAAKRLLKRMELDEIGGRRHRRYAKRI, encoded by the coding sequence TTGATTATAAAATATCGAAACAAACCGGCAAAAATTGCTGGGTATGAAGCGTTGCTGAAAAGACTGCCAGCACATTATGAGAAAAGAGGGGTGATCCAAGAAAAATTGAATTCTGCAAGAGCTGGCATAGGCGGTGAGGAACGGTTGGACCGGCTGCTCGATTTTTTTGAGCCGCCATATCCGCATTTATTACTGCAAGATGTGGAATTGCCGGACCATCTTCAAATCGATACGATGATGATTACCCAAAGCTGTGTTTTTCTGCTGGAAGTAAAGAACATGAGTGGCATACTCCGTTTTCAGGAAAATCCGAGTGCCTTGCATCAAGTAACGCCGAATGGAGAAATAAGAGGCCATAAGAGCCCGGTCATTCAAGCGGAAACGGCTCAATTGAAAGTTGAAAAAATACTAAAACTCCTTAACTTTCCACTGCGCGTACAAAGCGCCATTGTCATCGCTTATCCTTCTCAGATTGTTGAAAACGTTCCTCCAGGCACAAAAGTATGGAGTGCTGACGAAGTTCTTGTGCGTCTTTATAACCTTGATATGCCAAAACCCAAAATTTCTTTAGAACAAATGAAATCTTTGGGCGATCAGTTTCTTTCCCTTCAACAAAAATACAACCCATTTCCATTAGCTCCAAAATTTGATATCCAACTGCAAAATATCGAAAACGGCGTTTTTTGTCCTCGATGCCGCTTAAAGAAAATGGATCGCTTTCAGCGGAAATGGGAATGCAAAAGTTGCTTCTTGCTCAGTAATGATGCACATTTTGAGGCGGTCGAAGAGTGGTTCATGCTCTGCCAACCTACGATCACGACGAATCAATGCAAAGATTTCCTGGGACTCAGCAGCCTTGAAGCTGCTAAACGTCTGCTTAAACGAATGGAGTTGGATGAAATCGGAGGCAGACGCCACCGCCGTTACGCTAAGCGCATTTAA